GGAAGGCGCGGACGGGCGAGTCGACGCCGCCGGGGAGGAGCTGTTCGGCGCGGTGCTGTAACTTGCGGGATTCGGTGAGGTTGAGGGGCATTGCTTTCAGTATAGAAGTCTCGGGAGGCGCGAAGCTGGCTGCGGCACTGCGCGACCACGGATGTACGCGGATGGCACGGATTTTCTATCTCTCGGTGGAATCTGGGCGATCCACCTACATCCACGGTCGCTGTCTGCTCCTTGTCCCTGCTGCGGCGCGAGGTCTTTAACAGAGTGCGGAGGTGGCTCCTGCTAGACTTAAGATGATTTTCCTCTTTCATTCGTAAATTTCTTGGAGCATGACCTTGCCGGACGAGACCTCCCCGACGACCGAATCGACCCAGACACAGGCACCACGTAACTCTTCGCTGCGCACGACCGTGGGGCTGGAACAGGACGCGGCGCGTGCGAAGTCCGCAAAGAAGACAGCGGCGAAGAAGTCTGTCAGCTACGCTGACGCGGGCGTTGATATCAGCTCGGGCGAGCGGAGCAAGCAGCGCATCAAGATGCTGGCGCGCAAGACGTTCAACAAGCACGTGCTCTCGGAGATTGGCGGATTTGGCGGGCTGTTTTCGCTGGACCTGGAGAAGTTTCCGAACCCGGTGCTGGTGTCGTCGGCCGATGGCGTGGGCACGAAGCTGAAGGTTGCGTTTGAGCTTGGGATTCACCATACGGTGGGCCAGGACCTGGTGAACCACTGCGTGAACGATATTGCCGTGCAGGGCGCGACGCCGCTGTTCTTTCTGGATTATCTGGCGACGGGCAGGCTGGATAACGAGACGATTGAGACGGTGGTGCAGGGGCTGAGCGAGGCGTGCCGCGCCAACGGTTGCGCTCTGATTGGCGGCGAGACGGCGCAGATGCCGGGCTTCTATGCTGATGGCGAGTATGACCTGGCGGGAACGATCATCGGTGCGGTGAACCGCGACAAGATCATTACGGGCAGCACTATCGCCAATGGCGACGTGCTGATTGGGCTGCCTTCGAATGGGCTGCACACGAATGGCTACTCGCTGGCGCGCAAGCTGCTGTTTGAGGTGGCGAAGTATGGCGCGGACCAGTATGTGAACGAGCTGAAGGACAAGACGGGCGCGGCGCTGATGCGGACGCACCGCAGCTATCTCTCGATCATCAAGAAGCTGACGGGGGCAGAGGTGGTTGCAGGGATGGCGCACATTACCGGCGGCGGGATTACGGACAATCTGCCGCGCATTATTCCGAAGGGACTGGGCGCGGTGGTGGACCTGGCGAGCTGGCAGGTTCCGCCGCTGTTTGAGCATCTGCAGAAGCTGGGCAATGTCGAGCAGGACGAGATGATGCGCACGTTCAACATGGGTATTGGACTGATTGTGGTGGTGCCGGCGGAGAAGCTGAAGAAGGCGAAGGCGGTACTGAATCGGGCCAACGAGCGGCACCACATCATCGGGCGCATTGTGCGCGGTGAACGCAAAGTGACGTACAACTAGAAACGCAGCGCCTGTTTGTCGCGTCCATATACAAGACACTGATGCCCCGACCCCACTCCCCAACTCCAGGCGCGGCCAGCAAGCGGTTGCTGCCGCTGCTCGTTGTGCTGCTGGTCTCGGCTCTGCTGGTCTCGGGCTTTGCGCTTCCTCTTGCGGCGCAGCAGGCTGCGGAGTTGCCGGACAGCCCTTCGGCGCAGACTGCCGCTCAGGCGACGAGCATTACCGGCGTCGTTACAGATGAGGACGGAGCTGCGGTCGCGGGCGCGAGCATCGCGTTGATGCATCCGGACCGGCCTGCGATGGCGGCGCAGAAGACGGTGTCGGGCGCTGATGGCGGGTTTGCGCTGAATGATGTGGCTCCGGGCGCGTTTCAGGTCTCGATTACTGCGGTTGGGTTCAGCGTGCAGAGCCTTTCGGGCACGATTGCGCAGGGGCAGCAGGATGCGCTGGGCACGATTCGATTGCGCGCTTCAGTGAACATTGGAGTTAACGTCTCCTCGAACACAGAGCAGATGGCCGAGATTGAAGTGCGCCATGAAGAGAAGCAGCGCGTGCTGGGCATCATTCCGAACTACTACATCGTCTATGACGGGAGCACGGCTCCGCTGGATACGAAGCAGAAGTATCGGCTCGCGTGGCGTACAGCGATAGACCCGACGAGCTTTCTAGGAGCTGGTGTGATTGCAGGGATTGAGCAGGGTGCGAATACCTTTCCTGCGTATGGGCAAGGAGCGGCGGGTTATGCGAAGCGATTTGGCGCAGCTTATGCCGATGGCTTCTCGGCAAATCTGCTGAGCAACGCCGTCTTCCCTGCCCTGTTCAAGCAAGACCCGCGCTACTTCTACAAGGGGACGGGCAGTGTGCGGTCGCGGGCGGCTTATGCGATTGCCAACTCTGTTGTGTGCAAAGGCGACAATGGACGCTGGCAACTTTGTTACTCGGGTATTCTCGGAAGTCTTGCAGCGGGAGGGATTTCGAACCTGTACTATCCGGCGGCCGATCGCAATGGCGTGGGCCTTACGTTGGAGAATACGGCGCTCGGCATTGCAGGCGGCGCGGCTTCGAACCTGTTTGAGGAGTTTCTGCTGAAGAAGTTCACGACGCACAGCCATGGGCAGACGCATCCTTAGCCCTCGTTAGATTATTGCGAGAGACCTAACGCCGATTTACACCGATGACACCGATTTTAAAAACATGGAGCGACCACGGATTTCGCGGATGAACACGGGTAAAACTGCAAAAAAAAAACGTGTCTCTCCGTGGAATCCGTGGTCGCATTGCTCTATCGGTGGTATCGGTGTAAATCGGTGTCAGGTCTCTTGCGGCGACCGAATAGAATCAGCTACGGAGAAACTTTTCGACATGAAGCGTCTGGGCGTACTTCTTTCGGGCCGTGGCTCGAACTTTCTTGCCATCGCTAGGGCTATTCGCGAACAGCGTCTGCCTGGGGCGGAGATCGCTGTTGTGCTCTCAAACCGCGAGGACGCGCCTGGACTGGCAGCTGCGCATAAGCTTGGCCTGCCTGCATTCTGTGTGCCCTCGGCGGGGCGCAGCCGCGTTGACCACGATGCGGAGATGCTGGCGCGGTTGCATCAGCACAAGGTCGATCTTGTTTGCCTGGCCGGATACATGCGCGTGATTACGCCGGACTTTATTCGCGCGTTTCCTGATCGCATCGTCAACATTCATCCTTCGCTGCTGCCTGCTTTTCCGGGGCTCGATGCGCAACGGCAGGCGCTGGAGTATGGGGTGAAGATCTCAGGCTGCACCGTGCACTTCGTCGATGAGGCGGTGGACCACGGCGTAATTATTTTGCAGAAGACGGTCCATGTGAAGGACGACGATACGGTCGAGAGCCTCTCGGCGCGCATCCTTGAGCAGGAGCATATTGCTTATCCGGAGGCGATTGCCCGCGTGTTGAGCGGAGAGTACACGATTGAGGACCGGCGATTTGTGTCGCACGAGAACAAGGCTTTGCGGGTGACTGCGCGGTAGCGGCTAGGTCTGTTGCTGGCCGAGTTGCCCTTGCTGGTCTTTGGCGTCGCCGAGTGTGACTTTGACTTCCATGCGGCGCTGGCCGCGGAAGATGGTCAGAGTGACGACGTCGCCTGTGCGGTGGGCGTTCAATGCGGCTTGCAGGTCCTGCGGGGTGGCGATCTCCTGTCCGTCGAAACCAACGATGAGGTCGCCGCCTAGCATGACGGGAATGTTGCCCTGGTAGGCGCGCTCCGTGCCTCCATGCAGGCCGGCTTTGTCGGCTGCTCCGCCGGGGAGGACGCGCTCGATGAGCAGGCCGTAGTCGGCGGCGAGGCCGATCTGCGCGGCGATATCGGGGCCGATGGCCAGGGTTTGGATGTCGAGCGAGGGACGGCGGACGTAGCCGTACTTGGCGATGTCGTTGAGGAAGGCTTTGGCCGTGTTGATGGGGATGGCGAAGCCGATGCCGGAGGACTGGTCGGCGCCGTTGTTTGCGATGAGCGTGGTGATGCCGATGACCTCGCCGCGCGAGTTCAACAGCGGGCCGCCGGAGTTGCCGGGGTTGACGGCGGCGTCGGTCTGGATGGCGTCTTCGATGGGATTATTTTGCGGGCCGCGAATGGAGCGGATGGCGGAGATGATGCCGCGCGTCATGGTGCCGGAGAGGCCGAAGGGGTTGCCGATAGCGTAGACGCGCTGGCCGACGACGAGGTTCTGCGAGGTGGATAGCGTGGCCGGTTGCAGGTCGGGCGCGTCGATTTGCAGGAGAGCGAGGTCGTGGTTCTTGTCCACCTGCAGGACCTGCGCTTTGTACTGGTGCTTGTTCCAGAGCGTGACCTGGACGCGCTGCGCGTTCATGATGACGTGGTTGTTGGTGAGGATGTGGCCCTGCTTGTCGAGGATGAAGCCTGAGCCCTGGCCCTGCTGCGGGACGGGGCCGTAGAAGAAGTCGAAGGCGACGGCGGTGGAGGTGATGTTAACCACTGAGGGCAGCGCTTTTTTGTAGACCGCGATGTTCTGCTGCTCTTCGGTGTCGAAGGCGGGTGCGGCGTCGGCTTCGGTGAGGTTGAAGGTGCCGAGCGGGCCTTTGAACGCGGTTTCGGTTGCGTTGGGCTGCGGGCCGAGCTTGACGGTGTGGTGCACCCACGATGCGACCGAACCGGCTGGTATGAAATGCGTCGTCAGAAAGTAGAAGCCGCACAGAAGAACAAGCACAAGCAAGACCGGACGAAGTTTCATCGCAGTAGACCTGATTTCCTCACTAGCAACAGGTGGGCCTGCCGCTGGTTTGATTGTATCGGGATGAGTGCTGTTCAGGTTGCGAGCGTTTGCAGGATGGGCCAGAGTTGGTCTACCTGCCACTCCAGTTCCTGCAGTGAGCCGTCGTTGGTGAGGACGTAGTCGCAGAGTGCGGCTTTCTGGTCGTCGGGAATCTGCTGTGCCAGGCGGCGGCGCGCTTCGTCTTCGAGTGCGGTTTGCTTTTCCGGAGTTGTGTCTGGCCCGGCTGAGCGGGCTACGAAGCGGGCGATCTTGATCTCTTCGGGAGCGGTGACGAGAACGAGCTTGTCGAAGCGGTTGCGCCAGCGGTCTTCGCCACCGTGTTTTGTTCCGCCATGCTTCGTTTCGAGAATGAGCGCAGACTCGACGACCACGACGGCGTTCGGTTCGCTGGCAAATATCTCTTCGGCAAGTTCTGCCTGGCGCTCGATGACCGCAGGATGAATGATTGCGTTCAGCTCTTCGACGCGGCCTTCAGCGAAGGCGATTTTGCCTAGCGCGGGGCGGTCGAGGTGTCCGTCGGGCAGAACTATGCCTGGGCCGAAGTGCGCGACGATTGCGGCGTAGACTTGCTGGCCCGGCTCCATCAGCTCGCGACCCATGGCGTCCGACGAGAACACGTGCGCGCCGTGGGCTGCGAATATGCGTGCGACGGTGGATTTGCCGCTGCCTAGTCCGCCCGTGAGGCCTACGCGCAGCATCGCGGCTAGCTCTTCCCTGCTTTGAGTCCGCGGCGGAGTTTGGCTGCCGTTACGGTGTTCTGCATGAGCATGGCGATGGTGAGTGCGCCGACTCCGCCGGGTACTGGCGTGTATGCGCCGGAGATGGGGAATGCTTCGGGGTGGATGTCGCCGACGACGACTGAGCCGCGTTTGGCGAACGTGGCGGCGCGGGCTGTGTCGTTGGGGAAGAAGCCTGCGACTTCGTGCGCGTCGGTGATGCGGTTGATGCCGACGTCGATCAGCGTGGCTCCGGGCTTAACCATGTCGCGGGTGATGAAGCCGGGGCGTCCGATGGCTGCGACCAACAGGTCGGCTCCGCGTGTGACGGCGGGGAGGTCGCGCGTTTTGCTGTGGCAGACGGTGACGGTGGCTGAGGCGTTCAGGAGCATCATCGCGGCGGGCTTGCCTACGATGTCGGAGCGTCCGACGACGACGGCGTTCTGGCCTGCGACGGGGAGGTTGCTGCGGCGGAGGATCTCCATGATGCCGGCGGGGGTGCAGGGGGCGAGGCCGGGCTGGCCGCTCTGCAGACGGCCCACGTTCACGGGATGAAAACCGTCGACGTCTTTGTCTGGCGAGACGGCTTCGAGCAGGCGTTTGGTGTCGACGTGCTTGGGCAGCGGGAGCTGGATAAGGATGCCGTCAATGTCTTCGCGCGCGTTGAGGTCGGCGACGATCCTGAGCATCTCTTCGGTGGTGACGGACTCGGGCGGGGTGAGCATCTCGCTGTAGATGCCGAGTTCGCCGCAGGTTTTGACCTTGCTGCGGACGTAGATCTCGGAGGCAGGAACGTGGCCTACGAGAACAACTGCCAGGCCGGGGGTCGTTCCGTGGGCCGCAAGCTGCTTCACCTCTGCCGCGACCTCGGCCTTGATCTGGCCGGCGATTGCGACGCCATCCAATACGCGTGCTGTGGTTGTCATCACTTTCATGGTATCGTGCCTGCGCCCGGCTAAGATAAGGGATGGAAGCAAACGTGCTCAAGGCGAAGGGCCTCGAACGGCTGGTTTGCCCGGTCTGCCACCAACAGCTTGGGCTCGCGGATGGTGGTATCCGGTGCATGGGTTGTGGCCGCGTCTATCCGTCGGTTGACGGCATCCCGGTCCTAATCGCCAGTCGCGCCACTGGCATCTGAACTTCCCTCCTTCCTTTTGCGTAAAACAAAAAATAGTTGACGGGGCTTGACGGAACAAAGACAATCCACGAGCGCGGCCACTCGTCTAATGGATGGTAGTGTGCCGAAGTCGGCCCCTAATCGCTGACCGGAGAGGACAGATGATGCAGCCAAAGAAACCCCAGGTCGAGCAGTTCCCTGAAGCAGATCTTGCTGG
This is a stretch of genomic DNA from Edaphobacter acidisoli. It encodes these proteins:
- the purM gene encoding phosphoribosylformylglycinamidine cyclo-ligase; amino-acid sequence: MEQDAARAKSAKKTAAKKSVSYADAGVDISSGERSKQRIKMLARKTFNKHVLSEIGGFGGLFSLDLEKFPNPVLVSSADGVGTKLKVAFELGIHHTVGQDLVNHCVNDIAVQGATPLFFLDYLATGRLDNETIETVVQGLSEACRANGCALIGGETAQMPGFYADGEYDLAGTIIGAVNRDKIITGSTIANGDVLIGLPSNGLHTNGYSLARKLLFEVAKYGADQYVNELKDKTGAALMRTHRSYLSIIKKLTGAEVVAGMAHITGGGITDNLPRIIPKGLGAVVDLASWQVPPLFEHLQKLGNVEQDEMMRTFNMGIGLIVVVPAEKLKKAKAVLNRANERHHIIGRIVRGERKVTYN
- a CDS encoding carboxypeptidase-like regulatory domain-containing protein, with protein sequence MPRPHSPTPGAASKRLLPLLVVLLVSALLVSGFALPLAAQQAAELPDSPSAQTAAQATSITGVVTDEDGAAVAGASIALMHPDRPAMAAQKTVSGADGGFALNDVAPGAFQVSITAVGFSVQSLSGTIAQGQQDALGTIRLRASVNIGVNVSSNTEQMAEIEVRHEEKQRVLGIIPNYYIVYDGSTAPLDTKQKYRLAWRTAIDPTSFLGAGVIAGIEQGANTFPAYGQGAAGYAKRFGAAYADGFSANLLSNAVFPALFKQDPRYFYKGTGSVRSRAAYAIANSVVCKGDNGRWQLCYSGILGSLAAGGISNLYYPAADRNGVGLTLENTALGIAGGAASNLFEEFLLKKFTTHSHGQTHP
- the purN gene encoding phosphoribosylglycinamide formyltransferase — its product is MKRLGVLLSGRGSNFLAIARAIREQRLPGAEIAVVLSNREDAPGLAAAHKLGLPAFCVPSAGRSRVDHDAEMLARLHQHKVDLVCLAGYMRVITPDFIRAFPDRIVNIHPSLLPAFPGLDAQRQALEYGVKISGCTVHFVDEAVDHGVIILQKTVHVKDDDTVESLSARILEQEHIAYPEAIARVLSGEYTIEDRRFVSHENKALRVTAR
- a CDS encoding S1C family serine protease; its protein translation is MKLRPVLLVLVLLCGFYFLTTHFIPAGSVASWVHHTVKLGPQPNATETAFKGPLGTFNLTEADAAPAFDTEEQQNIAVYKKALPSVVNITSTAVAFDFFYGPVPQQGQGSGFILDKQGHILTNNHVIMNAQRVQVTLWNKHQYKAQVLQVDKNHDLALLQIDAPDLQPATLSTSQNLVVGQRVYAIGNPFGLSGTMTRGIISAIRSIRGPQNNPIEDAIQTDAAVNPGNSGGPLLNSRGEVIGITTLIANNGADQSSGIGFAIPINTAKAFLNDIAKYGYVRRPSLDIQTLAIGPDIAAQIGLAADYGLLIERVLPGGAADKAGLHGGTERAYQGNIPVMLGGDLIVGFDGQEIATPQDLQAALNAHRTGDVVTLTIFRGQRRMEVKVTLGDAKDQQGQLGQQQT
- the coaE gene encoding dephospho-CoA kinase (Dephospho-CoA kinase (CoaE) performs the final step in coenzyme A biosynthesis.) yields the protein MLRVGLTGGLGSGKSTVARIFAAHGAHVFSSDAMGRELMEPGQQVYAAIVAHFGPGIVLPDGHLDRPALGKIAFAEGRVEELNAIIHPAVIERQAELAEEIFASEPNAVVVVESALILETKHGGTKHGGEDRWRNRFDKLVLVTAPEEIKIARFVARSAGPDTTPEKQTALEDEARRRLAQQIPDDQKAALCDYVLTNDGSLQELEWQVDQLWPILQTLAT
- a CDS encoding bifunctional 5,10-methylenetetrahydrofolate dehydrogenase/5,10-methenyltetrahydrofolate cyclohydrolase is translated as MKVMTTTARVLDGVAIAGQIKAEVAAEVKQLAAHGTTPGLAVVLVGHVPASEIYVRSKVKTCGELGIYSEMLTPPESVTTEEMLRIVADLNAREDIDGILIQLPLPKHVDTKRLLEAVSPDKDVDGFHPVNVGRLQSGQPGLAPCTPAGIMEILRRSNLPVAGQNAVVVGRSDIVGKPAAMMLLNASATVTVCHSKTRDLPAVTRGADLLVAAIGRPGFITRDMVKPGATLIDVGINRITDAHEVAGFFPNDTARAATFAKRGSVVVGDIHPEAFPISGAYTPVPGGVGALTIAMLMQNTVTAAKLRRGLKAGKS
- a CDS encoding Trm112 family protein: MEANVLKAKGLERLVCPVCHQQLGLADGGIRCMGCGRVYPSVDGIPVLIASRATGI